DNA from Thermoanaerobaculia bacterium:
GGGCGCGGGGACGATCTCCGCGCCCGCCGCCTTCGTCAGAGAGGAGAGGAACCATGGGAATCGACCCGAACTCCCAACGCGACGAGACGATGCTCCCGGTCGAGCACCTCTCCCGTCCCGAGGCGATCGCCCATCTGCGCGAGAAGCTCCGGACCTTCGCCGACGTGGACCACTGCCTCTGCTCCGCGGTCGGCAAGCTCGGGATCTTCTGCAAGGGATTCGCCGCGGCCTCGGATGCGGAGCTCAAGACCCGGTTCGCGTGGATCGCCCGCACGCATCCCGGCGCCCCGCGCGAAAAGCTCGAGGAGCTCGCGTCGCTCTACCACGCCGGCCGCCAGGAGGCGACCGGCGCGGAGATCTGCTGCGACGTCGAGACCAAGGAGCACGGCGGCTGCGACGGATGGAACCAGTTCGACAATACGGCGCTCGAGGGGTTTCATCTCGCGCTGATCGGCAGCCCCGTCAAGATCGTCTAGGCCGGCGCGGACCACACGCGCCGTTATACGGGTCCGGCGGGCCGGCCGCCGGCACGACGTACGTTCTCAGTACGTCTTAGCCGCCAGCCGGCCCGCCGGACCCGGCTTCCCGCACGTCTGGCCGCGCCTGGTCGTCGGACCAAATGACAGCCGTTTCTTCGGCGACCGGGCTCCGTGCCTGCCGAGAGCGTCCGACAGCGAGCCGGAGGACCGCCGAACGGGCCCTGAGCCGCCCTTCCCTCCGGACCTCATCCGGCGAGGACGACAACACCCGGTGCGGTCAGACGGAGGCGGGCGCCTTCCGGCGGGGACCGCGTCCCTTCATGATCCAGCGCTTCGTCTGATTGACGGGGCGTTCGACGCCCTTGCCGATCAGGGTCAGCAGGTCCGAGGTCGTGACGATTCCCGCGAGCCTCCCCTTCTCGAGGATCGGCAGACAACCGATCGTCCGCCCCCGCATGAGATTCGCGGCCTCCCGGACCGTCGTCGTACCGGTCGCCGTCGCGACCGCGGGGGTCATGACGTCGCCGACGGTTCGGGTGATGCGGTCCGGCGCTTCGGACCTGGCGCCGAGATCGCGATCGGAAACGACGCCGATGACGTCGCTCCCGCGGGTCACGACGATGTGATGAATCCGATTTCGGCGCATCTGCTCGCGGGCCTCGTCTTCCAGCGCTTCGGCGCCGAGAGTGACCACGTCCTTCTTCATGATTTCCTTGAGTCTCATGGCGCTCCCCTTTCCGCCTTCCATCATCGCGTCCGGAGCGGCTCCGGGCATGAGCCGGGTGCATCATTCGGCGCCTGCTGCGATACGCTTGCGCCCGTGACGGTTCCCGCACCGGCCCTCCTCCTCGCCGCAGCCCTCGCGGCACCGGGCTCGAGGGAGGCGCCGGCCCTCTCCCGTGCGGAGCGCCGCATCGTCCGCCGCGTGGATTCCCTTTCCGCCGGCGCCGAATCCCTGCTCGAGCGCGTCGTCGACGTCAACAGCGGGACGATGAACTTCGACGGGGTCCGCGAGGTCGGGGCGATCTTCCGGAAGGAGCTCGACGCGCTCGGCTTCCGCACCCGCTGGATCGACGGCGCCCCGTTCCATCGCGCCGGACACCTGGTCGCCGAGCGGGACGGCCCCGGCCCCCGTCTCCTCCTGATCGGCCATCTCGACACGGTGTTCGAGAAAGACAGCCCGTTCCAGCGGTTCGAGCGTCTCGCCGGAGGGCGCGCCCGCGGCCCGGGCGTCATCGACATGAAGGGGGGCGACGTCGTCGTCGTCACCGCCCTGAAGGCACTTGGCGAAACCGGGGACCTCGCCCGGATGAACGTCGCGGTGATCATGACCGGAGACGAGGAGAAGGCGGGCGCGCCGCTGTCGGAGGCCAGAAAAGACCTCGTGGAGCTCGCCTCGCGGTCCGACGTCGCGATCGGTTTCGAAGACGGCTCCGGCCGCCGGGACGAGGCGATCGTCGCCCGCCGCGGATCGAGCGACTGGGTGCTCCGCGTCGAAGGAACGCCGGCGCATTCCTCGCAGATCTTCCGCGAGGACGTCGGCGCGGGAGCGATCTTCGAAGCCGCGAGGATCCTCGACGGGTTCTACCGGCGTCTCTCGAGCCAGATGTACCTGACGTTCTCGCCCGGGGCGATCGTCGGAGGAACGGACGCCGCCTATGATTCCGCGCAGAACCGGGGCACCGCGTTCGGGAAAGGAAACGTCGTCGCCGGGACCGCGATCGCGCAGGGCGACCTCCGGACCATCTCCCCGGAGCAGCTCGCCTCCGCGAAGACGGCGATGCG
Protein-coding regions in this window:
- a CDS encoding CBS domain-containing protein translates to MRLKEIMKKDVVTLGAEALEDEAREQMRRNRIHHIVVTRGSDVIGVVSDRDLGARSEAPDRITRTVGDVMTPAVATATGTTTVREAANLMRGRTIGCLPILEKGRLAGIVTTSDLLTLIGKGVERPVNQTKRWIMKGRGPRRKAPASV
- a CDS encoding M20/M25/M40 family metallo-hydrolase: MTVPAPALLLAAALAAPGSREAPALSRAERRIVRRVDSLSAGAESLLERVVDVNSGTMNFDGVREVGAIFRKELDALGFRTRWIDGAPFHRAGHLVAERDGPGPRLLLIGHLDTVFEKDSPFQRFERLAGGRARGPGVIDMKGGDVVVVTALKALGETGDLARMNVAVIMTGDEEKAGAPLSEARKDLVELASRSDVAIGFEDGSGRRDEAIVARRGSSDWVLRVEGTPAHSSQIFREDVGAGAIFEAARILDGFYRRLSSQMYLTFSPGAIVGGTDAAYDSAQNRGTAFGKGNVVAGTAIAQGDLRTISPEQLASAKTAMRSIVEDHLPRTTATIRFEDGYPPMAPSDGNRSLLALYDRVSRDLGLGPVAATDPMHAGAADVAFAAGRVKMALDGVGLCGTDDHTERETADLSTLPSQTKKAAILLWRLVSSVSAK